Proteins from one Ranitomeya variabilis isolate aRanVar5 chromosome 1, aRanVar5.hap1, whole genome shotgun sequence genomic window:
- the ENC1 gene encoding ectoderm-neural cortex protein 1, translated as MSVSIHENRKSRASTGSMNIYLFHKSSYADNVLTHLNLLRQQCLFTDVLLLAGNRSFPCHRAVLAACSRYFEAMFSGGLKESQANEVNFHNAIHPEVLELLLDYAYSSRVIINEENAESLLEAGDMLEFEDIRDACAEFLEKNLHPTNCLGMLLLSDAHQCTKLYELAWRMCLTNFQTICKTEDFLQLPKEFVVQLLAHEELETEDERMVYESAMNWINYDLNKRYCYLPELLQTVRLALLPAIYLMENVAMEELIIKQKKSKELVEEAIRCKLKILQNDGVVTSMCAKPRKTGHALFLLGGQTFMCDKLYLVDQKAKEIIPKADIPSPRKEFSACAIGCKVYITGGRGSENGVSKDVWVYDTLHEEWSKAAPMLVARFGHGSAELKHSLYVVGGHTAATGSLPASPSVSLKQVEQYDPATNKWTMVAPLREGVSNAAVVSAKLKLFAFGGTSVSHDKLPKVQCYDPSENRWSVPATCPQPWRYTAAAVLGTQIFIMGGDTEFSACSAYKFNSETYQWTKAGDVTAKRMSCHAVASGNKLFVVGGYFGIQRCKTLDCYDPTIDAWNSITTVPYSLIPTAFVSTWKHLPS; from the coding sequence ATGTCGGTCAGCATACATGAGAACCGCAAGTCCAGAGCCAGCACTGGCTCTATGAACATTTACCTATTCCACAAGTCTTCATATGCTGACAATGTGCTAACTCATCTTAATCTTTTAAGACAGCAGTGCCTCTTCACGGATGTCTTATTACTGGCGGGAAACAGGTCTTTTCCCTGCCATCGTGCTGTCCTTGCTGCTTGCAGTCGCTACTTCGAAGCAATGTTTAGTGGAGGTCTTAAAGAAAGCCAGGCCAATGAGGTGAACTTTCACAATGCTATCCACCCTGAAGTTTTAGAACTTCTTTTGGATTATGCATATTCCTCCAGAGTCATAATAAATGAAGAAAATGCAGAATCCCTTTTGGAAGCTGGAGATATGTTAGAGTTTGAGGACATCCGAGATGCATGTGCTGAGTTCCTAGAGAAGAACCTTCATCCAACCAATTGTTTAGGCATGCTTCTCCTCTCTGATGCCCACCAATGTACTAAGCTGTACGAACTAGCTTGGAGAATGTGCCTTACCAACTTCCAAACCATCTGCAAAACGGAAGACTTTCTTCAGTTACCCAAAGAGTTTGTTGTCCAACTCTTGGCACATGAAGAACTGGAAACTGAAGATGAGAGGATGGTATATGAATCTGCAATGAACTGGATTAACTACGACCTAAATAAACGTTACTGTTACTTACCTGAGCTGCTCCAGACTGTACGATTAGCTTTGTTACCAGCCATATATCTCATGGAGAATGTGGCCATGGAGGAGCTAATCATTAAGCAGAAAAAAAGCAAAGAGCTTGTAGAAGAAGCGATTAGGTGCAAGTTAAAAATATTGCAAAATGATGGAGTGGTGACAAGTATGTGTGCGAAACCTCGCAAAACCGGCCACGCTTTATTTCTCCTGGGCGGACAGACTTTCATGTGTGATAAATTATACCTTGTTGACCAGAAGGCAAAAGAAATTATACCCAAGGCAGACATTCCAAGTCCTCGCAAAGAATTCAGTgcatgtgccattggctgcaaagtCTATATCACTGGTGGAAGGGGTTCAGAGAATGGTGTTTCAAAGGATGTGTGGGTCTATGACACCCTTCATGAAGAGTGGTCAAAGGCTGCACCCATGCTGGTGGCACGATTTGGTCATGGATCTGCTGAACTTAAACACAGTTTGTATGTAGTAGGGGGGCACACAGCAGCAACTGGCTCTCTCCCAGCATCTCCATCAGTGTCCTTAAAACAGGTAGAACAGTATGACCCAGCTACCAACAAGTGGACCATGGTAGCGCCTCTCCGAGAAGGTGTTAGCAATGCTGCTGTGGTTAGTGCAAAGCTTAAATTATTTGCCTTTGGCGGCACTAGTGTTAGCCACGATAAGTTACCCAAAGTTCAGTGCTATGATCCTTCTGAGAACAGATGGAGCGTACCAGCCACTTGTCCACAGCCATGGCGATATACAGCTGCAGCTGTTCTGGGAACCCAGATCTTTATCATGGGAGGGGACACTGAATTCTCTGCCTGTTCAGCTTATAAATTCAACAGTGAAACGTATCAATGGACTAAAGCTGGAGATGTGACGGCCAAAAGAATGAGCTGTCATGCCGTAGCATCTGGCAATAAACTGTTTGTAGTTGGAGGCTACTTTGGAATTCAGAGGTGCAAAACATTGGACTGTTATGACCCAACTATTGATGCGTGGAACAGCATAACGACCGTACCTTACTCCCTTATCCCCACGGCATTTGTGAGCACATGGAAACATCTGCCCTCTTAA